One genomic segment of Paenibacillus sp. FSL H8-0332 includes these proteins:
- the efp gene encoding elongation factor P, which yields MISVNDFKTGLTVEVEGDIFTVIDFQHVKPGKGAAFVRSKLKNLRNGNTVERTFRAGETIGRAIIENRGVQYLYASGSDHVFMDNETYDQFELSAKQLEWELNFLRENMTVNIVSYQGEILGINLPTSVELKVTETEPGVKGNTAQGATKAAILETGHTVHVPLFINEGDVLLVDTREGKYISRA from the coding sequence GTGATTTCAGTTAATGATTTCAAGACAGGCTTGACCGTAGAAGTAGAAGGGGACATCTTCACCGTCATTGATTTCCAGCATGTGAAGCCGGGTAAAGGCGCAGCCTTCGTCCGCTCCAAGCTGAAGAACCTGCGTAACGGCAATACGGTTGAACGCACGTTCCGTGCCGGTGAAACGATTGGCCGTGCCATCATCGAGAACCGTGGCGTGCAGTACCTCTATGCGAGCGGCTCTGATCATGTGTTCATGGACAACGAGACTTATGACCAGTTCGAATTGTCAGCCAAGCAGCTCGAATGGGAGCTTAACTTCCTGAGAGAGAACATGACAGTGAATATCGTCAGCTACCAGGGCGAAATCCTGGGGATCAACCTGCCGACCAGCGTAGAGCTGAAAGTTACTGAGACCGAGCCGGGCGTTAAGGGCAACACGGCTCAAGGCGCAACCAAAGCCGCTATTCTGGAGACCGGCCATACGGTCCACGTGCCTTTGTTCATCAATGAAGGAGATGTTCTCCTGGTCGATACCCGCGAAGGTAAATATATCTCCCGCGCATAG
- a CDS encoding DUF1385 domain-containing protein gives MSQETPSYGGQAVIEGVMFGGKHVNVTAVRRKNQEITFLEVPKSDKSWVLKLRKIPLLRGIVSIIDSSAKGSKHLNYSAESYAEDETEPEELAKQQAKDKKKDEGWSLGMIFGVAIMGILSFLFGKLIFTLVPVFVEDFLFKNVFDNYILHNLVEGGIKLILLLVYLWAISQTPVIKRLFQYHGAEHKVISAFEAGEELTVANVQKYSRLHYRCGSSFMMLTIILGVIIYSVVPWNSLMERVLQRIVLLPVVIGISFEVLKGTNAVRDIPGLKYLGYPGLWLQLLTTKEPKDDMVEVSIASFNRMRELDAAIEAKGYSEASVSGGILDPAKG, from the coding sequence TTGTCCCAGGAAACTCCCAGTTACGGCGGCCAAGCCGTTATCGAAGGCGTCATGTTCGGCGGCAAGCATGTCAACGTAACAGCCGTAAGACGAAAGAATCAGGAGATTACATTTTTGGAGGTGCCGAAGAGCGATAAGAGCTGGGTCCTTAAACTGCGCAAGATTCCGCTGCTTCGCGGCATTGTCAGTATTATAGATTCCAGCGCCAAAGGCTCGAAGCATCTGAACTATTCGGCAGAATCCTATGCCGAGGATGAGACGGAGCCGGAAGAGCTTGCCAAGCAGCAGGCGAAGGACAAGAAGAAGGACGAAGGCTGGAGCCTCGGGATGATCTTCGGCGTTGCTATAATGGGGATTCTTTCTTTCCTGTTCGGCAAGCTGATTTTCACGCTGGTCCCGGTATTCGTAGAAGATTTTTTGTTCAAGAATGTATTTGACAACTATATTCTGCACAACCTTGTGGAAGGCGGCATCAAGCTGATTCTCCTGCTCGTCTATCTCTGGGCGATCTCGCAGACGCCTGTGATCAAGCGGCTTTTCCAGTATCACGGAGCCGAGCATAAAGTTATTAGCGCATTTGAAGCTGGCGAAGAGCTGACCGTAGCGAACGTACAGAAATACAGCCGTCTGCATTACCGCTGCGGAAGCAGCTTCATGATGCTGACGATTATCCTCGGTGTGATTATCTACTCGGTCGTCCCATGGAATTCCCTGATGGAACGGGTGCTGCAGCGTATCGTTCTTTTGCCGGTGGTCATCGGAATCTCGTTCGAGGTACTGAAGGGCACGAATGCGGTAAGAGATATTCCCGGCCTCAAGTATCTGGGGTACCCGGGCCTGTGGCTGCAGCTGTTGACTACCAAGGAACCGAAGGACGATATGGTAGAGGTGTCGATCGCCTCCTTCAACCGGATGCGGGAGCTGGACGCTGCCATTGAAGCAAAAGGATATTCTGAGGCAAGTGTGTCAGGCGGCATTTTGGATCCTGCGAAAGGATGA
- a CDS encoding Xaa-Pro peptidase family protein: MGNKRVSKLRKVLQELGLDAMLITSGYNRRYLSGFTGSSGYVLVTGDDSYLLTDFRYMTQASEQVNGLKVVQHDSKFIDTVRELLPKGGQVRVGFEQDDVTFSAYTAYAAALAPAVMVPVSKAVENLRMFKDEEELAVMQRAADLADATFSHILNVIKPGMTERDVDLEMEFYMRTHGATSSSFDTIVASGERSAMPHGVASSKIIGNNEFVTFDFGALLDGYCSDVTRTIALGSPDPKLKEIYNIVLEAQLHTLAHIKPGMTGRECDALARDIITRYGYGEYFGHSTGHGLGMEVHEWPRLSKLADEVIQPGMVVTVEPGIYLSGLGGVRIEDDIVITESGIALLTHSSKDYTVL, translated from the coding sequence ATGGGCAACAAGCGCGTCTCCAAGCTGCGTAAGGTTCTGCAGGAACTGGGACTGGATGCGATGTTAATTACCAGCGGATATAACCGCCGCTATTTGAGTGGGTTCACCGGCTCCTCCGGGTACGTGCTGGTTACCGGTGATGACAGTTATCTGCTGACGGACTTCCGGTATATGACCCAGGCCTCGGAACAGGTGAACGGCCTCAAGGTGGTGCAGCATGACTCGAAATTCATTGACACCGTGCGGGAACTGCTGCCGAAGGGTGGACAAGTCCGGGTCGGCTTCGAGCAGGATGATGTGACCTTCAGTGCGTACACCGCTTATGCAGCGGCTCTTGCGCCGGCAGTTATGGTACCGGTATCTAAGGCTGTTGAGAACCTGCGCATGTTCAAGGACGAGGAAGAACTGGCTGTAATGCAGCGGGCTGCCGATCTGGCAGACGCCACGTTCAGTCACATCCTGAATGTGATCAAGCCGGGCATGACGGAACGCGATGTCGATCTGGAAATGGAATTCTACATGCGTACGCATGGTGCGACTTCCTCTTCGTTCGATACGATCGTGGCTTCCGGCGAGCGTTCGGCTATGCCGCATGGTGTAGCGAGCAGCAAGATTATCGGGAACAACGAATTCGTGACCTTCGATTTCGGCGCGCTCCTGGACGGTTACTGTTCAGATGTAACGCGTACAATTGCTCTGGGATCACCGGACCCTAAGCTGAAGGAGATCTACAATATTGTGCTTGAAGCGCAGCTTCACACGCTGGCACATATCAAGCCCGGCATGACTGGCCGTGAATGTGATGCCCTGGCCCGCGATATCATCACCCGTTACGGGTATGGTGAATATTTCGGCCACAGCACGGGCCATGGTCTCGGGATGGAAGTACATGAATGGCCGCGTTTGTCCAAGCTGGCGGATGAAGTGATCCAGCCGGGGATGGTTGTCACCGTAGAGCCGGGGATCTATCTCTCGGGCCTTGGCGGCGTGCGGATTGAAGATGATATTGTCATTACCGAGAGCGGCATCGCGCTGCTGACACATTCATCGAAGGATTATACGGTACTGTAA
- a CDS encoding aspartate kinase: MSLYVMKFGGSSVGDVERMKRVAGRIAAKQDEGHRCVVVVSAMGDTTDELIDQAIQLNGQPPAREMDMLMTTGEQISVALLSIALHGIGRNAVSYTGWQAGFRTDDTHGRARISEIVPRRVLESLEREQIVIVAGFQGMTLDGEITTLGRGGSDTTAVALAAAIKADVCEIYTDVDGIYSTDPRIVKTARKLKEISYDEMLELANLGAAVLHPRAVEYAKRYQVKLVVRSSFNHNEGTVVKEEASMEQGVVVSGIAYDKNVARISILGVPDVPGVLAQVFGKLADEGVDVDIIVQSGVQNATADFSFTVALSDLVKAKEVIKELHSVLPYREVTSEDSLVKVSIVGAGMVSHPGVAAKMFEVISNEGVSIKMVSTSEIKVSCVIESGNLQQIIQALHTAYNLDTEEQAFVGGPQDRR, from the coding sequence TTGTCACTTTATGTCATGAAATTCGGGGGCAGCTCCGTCGGCGATGTTGAACGCATGAAGCGTGTTGCCGGCCGCATCGCAGCCAAGCAGGACGAAGGGCATCGCTGTGTTGTGGTTGTATCCGCTATGGGGGATACGACAGATGAACTGATCGATCAGGCGATACAGCTGAACGGGCAGCCTCCTGCACGCGAGATGGATATGCTGATGACTACGGGCGAGCAGATCTCCGTAGCGCTTCTGTCCATCGCACTTCACGGGATAGGACGGAATGCCGTATCCTATACAGGCTGGCAGGCCGGGTTCCGTACCGATGATACCCACGGCCGGGCACGGATCAGCGAGATTGTTCCACGCCGGGTGCTGGAGTCGCTGGAGCGCGAGCAGATTGTGATTGTAGCCGGCTTCCAGGGCATGACGCTGGACGGCGAGATTACCACGCTGGGCCGCGGAGGCTCGGATACCACAGCGGTTGCGCTGGCTGCAGCCATCAAAGCAGATGTCTGCGAGATCTATACCGATGTAGACGGCATCTACTCTACAGACCCGCGTATTGTGAAGACGGCGCGCAAGCTTAAGGAAATCTCGTATGACGAGATGCTGGAGCTGGCTAATCTCGGCGCAGCCGTGCTGCATCCGCGTGCCGTGGAATATGCCAAACGCTATCAAGTGAAGCTGGTCGTAAGATCGAGCTTTAACCATAATGAAGGTACTGTTGTGAAGGAGGAAGCAAGCATGGAACAGGGTGTGGTAGTAAGCGGAATTGCCTATGACAAGAATGTGGCCCGGATCAGTATTCTGGGAGTTCCGGATGTACCGGGGGTACTCGCGCAGGTATTCGGCAAGCTGGCCGATGAGGGTGTGGATGTCGATATTATCGTGCAGAGCGGAGTGCAGAATGCGACTGCGGACTTCTCCTTCACCGTGGCGCTCAGTGATCTGGTGAAGGCCAAAGAGGTCATCAAGGAGCTACACAGCGTATTGCCATACCGTGAAGTGACTTCCGAGGACAGTCTGGTCAAGGTGTCGATTGTCGGCGCTGGTATGGTCAGCCATCCGGGTGTTGCCGCCAAGATGTTCGAGGTCATCTCGAACGAAGGGGTGAGCATCAAGATGGTCAGCACTTCCGAGATCAAGGTGTCGTGTGTGATTGAATCCGGCAATCTGCAGCAGATCATCCAGGCGCTGCATACCGCCTATAACCTGGATACAGAAGAGCAAGCCTTCGTTGGAGGTCCACAGGACCGCCGCTAA
- a CDS encoding family 10 glycosylhydrolase, which yields MNYRKWIVGLLVIMLCMPVWTPGVRAASVQITIELDGETLSPDVPPYITRTNVTMVPAGVISQGLGAGVKWDQASKTATISKDNNVLQLTSGKTSAIVNGAAVRLDTSVQITQGRVMVPLRFVSEQLGLQVLWDQATKHISLYSGMEIGGPSTPVTPSVPSVPTPTVPMPSVPTPTVPSPTVPSIPGAKTGKAMKGAWISTVYNLDWPSTSSAGNPDKQKKEFDSLLDKLKAAGFNSVFVQVRPSGDALYPSQIVPWSKVLSGTQGKEPGYDPLAYMVSSAHNRGMQLHAWFNPFRATTDASTGSLAPNHVAKLHPDWVVKAENKLYINPGIPEARQHIIDTVMEVVRGYDIDGVHLDDYFYPSNVAFADDTAFKTFNAQGIAGKGDWRRDNINQFIRQLGQEIHAVKPSVSYGVSPFGVWRNKKVDSTGSDTTAGVSAYDDMYADVRTWIQNGWIDYVAPQVYWSLSFSAARYDKLVDWWVNEVKGTKVKLYIGLASYKVGDTKQTAEWQSGDQIINQLKYNEKYDEVAGSILFRANDIVVRDPYGLASLLSFYFKS from the coding sequence ATGAATTACCGTAAATGGATCGTAGGACTGCTCGTGATTATGCTATGTATGCCTGTGTGGACGCCGGGTGTACGCGCAGCTTCTGTACAAATCACCATTGAACTGGATGGGGAGACACTGAGCCCGGATGTGCCGCCGTATATTACACGTACCAACGTTACGATGGTGCCTGCTGGTGTGATTAGCCAGGGACTGGGTGCCGGTGTGAAATGGGATCAGGCCAGTAAGACAGCAACCATCAGCAAGGATAATAATGTACTGCAGCTGACCAGCGGCAAAACAAGCGCTATCGTTAACGGGGCAGCCGTCCGTCTGGATACTTCTGTGCAGATCACGCAGGGCCGGGTCATGGTGCCGCTGCGGTTTGTAAGCGAGCAGCTTGGGCTGCAGGTACTATGGGATCAGGCCACGAAGCATATTTCCTTATATTCAGGCATGGAGATCGGCGGCCCTTCTACGCCTGTAACACCGTCAGTTCCGTCTGTGCCTACACCAACTGTACCTATGCCATCTGTGCCAACACCGACGGTACCGTCACCAACTGTACCTTCTATTCCTGGTGCCAAGACCGGGAAGGCGATGAAAGGCGCCTGGATATCTACCGTGTATAATCTGGATTGGCCCTCAACGTCTTCGGCAGGTAATCCGGACAAGCAGAAGAAGGAGTTCGACAGCCTGCTGGACAAGCTGAAGGCGGCCGGATTCAATAGTGTATTCGTCCAGGTCCGACCGTCTGGAGATGCACTTTATCCTTCACAGATCGTGCCCTGGTCCAAGGTGCTTAGCGGGACTCAGGGTAAGGAGCCCGGCTACGACCCGCTTGCCTATATGGTTAGCAGTGCCCACAACCGGGGAATGCAGCTGCACGCCTGGTTTAATCCGTTCCGGGCTACAACAGATGCTTCTACCGGCAGTCTTGCCCCTAATCATGTAGCCAAGCTTCATCCGGACTGGGTCGTCAAGGCTGAGAATAAGCTGTACATCAACCCGGGCATTCCGGAAGCGCGGCAGCATATTATTGACACCGTGATGGAGGTGGTCAGAGGGTATGATATTGACGGAGTACATCTGGATGATTACTTCTATCCGTCCAATGTAGCTTTTGCCGATGATACGGCCTTCAAGACCTTCAATGCACAAGGAATTGCTGGCAAAGGAGACTGGCGGCGGGATAATATCAACCAGTTCATCCGTCAGCTGGGGCAGGAGATTCATGCAGTGAAGCCGTCCGTCTCATATGGGGTCAGCCCATTCGGGGTATGGCGTAACAAAAAGGTGGACAGCACCGGCTCAGATACTACGGCAGGGGTGTCCGCCTATGATGATATGTATGCGGATGTGCGCACCTGGATTCAGAACGGCTGGATCGATTATGTTGCCCCGCAGGTCTATTGGAGTCTCTCCTTCAGCGCCGCCCGTTATGATAAGCTGGTGGACTGGTGGGTGAACGAGGTTAAGGGAACGAAGGTTAAGCTGTACATCGGTCTGGCCTCCTACAAGGTAGGGGATACCAAGCAGACTGCAGAATGGCAGAGCGGAGATCAGATTATCAACCAGCTCAAATATAATGAGAAGTACGATGAGGTGGCAGGCAGCATCCTGTTCCGGGCGAATGATATTGTGGTCCGTGACCCGTACGGGCTGGCCAGTCTGCTCAGTTTCTATTTCAAGAGTTAA
- a CDS encoding patatin-like phospholipase family protein — translation MEINAVFEGGGVKGIALAGAVEATERAGRTFGRVAGTSSGSIIASLLAAGYSGEAMSRVIRRTPFTSFLTRGALYNTAFVGPALRVLLKKGLYSGQALEAWIRGLLLEQGVVAFRDLPRGKLRVITSDITNGRIVVLPDDLVLYGIEPDSFEVAKAVRMSCSIPYFFDPVILRLAGEAARGKSFSGQLVYMVDGGVLSNFPLWLFDEKKDGFQSPERRTPTIGYQLIGKTAPQPHHITGPFSMLEAMLSAHDERYIETDKFVRTVKIPTLGISTTEFHITQTQTDALYTAGIAAGEEFFANYRPAPPHYTWRVPLHTAGPRR, via the coding sequence ATGGAGATTAACGCAGTATTTGAAGGCGGGGGAGTCAAAGGAATTGCCCTGGCAGGTGCGGTCGAGGCGACGGAACGCGCGGGCCGTACCTTTGGGCGGGTTGCAGGGACGTCTTCCGGTTCGATCATCGCCTCGCTGCTGGCAGCAGGGTACAGCGGGGAGGCGATGAGCCGGGTAATCCGGCGTACGCCCTTCACCTCCTTCCTGACAAGGGGAGCGCTCTACAATACGGCCTTCGTCGGGCCAGCCTTACGCGTGCTGCTCAAGAAGGGGCTGTACTCAGGCCAGGCGCTGGAAGCGTGGATTCGCGGCCTGCTGCTGGAGCAGGGGGTCGTTGCGTTCCGGGATCTGCCGCGCGGCAAGCTGCGGGTGATTACGTCAGACATCACCAACGGGCGGATTGTGGTGTTGCCCGATGATCTGGTGCTGTACGGGATCGAGCCAGACAGCTTCGAAGTTGCCAAGGCGGTGCGGATGAGCTGCAGTATTCCGTATTTCTTCGATCCGGTGATCCTGCGGCTGGCCGGAGAGGCGGCCCGGGGGAAATCGTTCAGCGGGCAGCTGGTCTATATGGTGGACGGCGGGGTGCTCAGTAATTTTCCGCTCTGGCTGTTCGATGAGAAGAAAGACGGCTTCCAGTCACCAGAGCGCAGAACGCCAACCATTGGCTACCAGCTGATCGGAAAGACGGCCCCGCAGCCGCATCATATTACGGGGCCGTTCAGCATGCTGGAGGCGATGCTCTCCGCACATGATGAACGGTATATTGAGACGGATAAATTCGTTCGTACGGTCAAAATCCCTACGCTGGGCATCTCCACTACCGAGTTCCATATTACGCAGACACAGACTGACGCTTTGTATACGGCGGGCATCGCAGCCGGAGAAGAGTTCTTCGCTAACTATCGTCCTGCACCGCCTCACTACACCTGGAGGGTACCCCTTCATACCGCCGGTCCAAGGCGGTAA
- a CDS encoding YitT family protein, whose translation MQVRNFVVPLVSGTIARQVREIAIIIFSAFLVAAGLRLFLIPHQLLSGGVAGTASIIGYLTHPKFISLYYFAINLPILIWGFVAVGKKYICYSMLSVLSTTWFLNVIPVVKLTKDPILASIFGGVIIAGGVGFSLRAGGSSGGFDILGSIITRKRDIPMGTVLFVMDGLVILSLGFFKSWDSALYAMLCIFVKSRVVDMIHIRHVKLTCFIVTKEREKMLNRLTSLPHGITVVNAEGGYSHEGNTMLMTVTTRYELADLRRTILETDPKSFVNVLETVEIMGRFRRLS comes from the coding sequence ATGCAGGTTCGTAATTTCGTAGTACCGCTTGTATCAGGAACAATAGCCAGACAGGTTAGAGAGATCGCTATTATTATATTTTCAGCGTTTCTGGTAGCAGCCGGGCTCCGGTTATTCCTGATTCCGCACCAACTGCTCAGCGGCGGTGTAGCCGGGACAGCTTCCATCATCGGGTATTTGACCCATCCCAAGTTTATCTCGCTGTACTATTTCGCCATCAATCTGCCAATCCTGATCTGGGGCTTCGTCGCCGTTGGCAAAAAGTACATCTGCTATAGCATGCTGTCTGTCCTGTCCACCACCTGGTTCCTGAACGTTATCCCTGTGGTGAAGCTCACCAAGGACCCGATTCTGGCCAGTATCTTCGGCGGGGTGATTATTGCGGGAGGGGTGGGCTTCTCGCTGCGGGCGGGCGGTTCTTCCGGAGGCTTCGACATTCTTGGCTCTATCATTACCCGCAAGCGGGATATTCCCATGGGCACCGTGCTGTTCGTCATGGACGGTCTGGTTATCTTAAGTCTCGGCTTCTTCAAAAGCTGGGATTCCGCGCTCTACGCGATGCTCTGTATCTTCGTCAAAAGCCGGGTGGTGGACATGATCCACATCCGCCATGTCAAGCTGACCTGCTTCATTGTCACCAAGGAGCGGGAGAAAATGCTGAATAGACTCACTAGTCTGCCGCATGGCATCACCGTTGTTAACGCGGAGGGCGGGTACAGTCACGAGGGCAATACCATGCTGATGACCGTAACCACCCGCTATGAGCTGGCAGATCTGCGCAGGACGATTCTGGAGACCGATCCGAAATCCTTCGTTAATGTACTGGAGACGGTAGAGATCATGGGCCGGTTCCGGCGCCTGAGCTAG
- a CDS encoding YqhR family membrane protein — MSSSSKPKTAQTNLFYFSIELGYFAGLIWGGLHWLMYVLHFTKVIPGFLAEPFFKHDFLLTPAGHLLGYLFFIVLSVLASLIYVLIFRKLNGPWPGMIYGVLWWSVLFLACSRLFLLQPPFKLPWNTVISEFCLFLLWGLFIGYTAAIEYTDERKREQQTKLA, encoded by the coding sequence ATGAGTTCTTCAAGCAAGCCCAAGACCGCCCAGACCAATCTTTTTTATTTCTCCATTGAACTGGGTTATTTCGCCGGTTTAATCTGGGGAGGATTGCACTGGCTGATGTATGTCCTGCACTTTACCAAGGTCATTCCGGGATTTTTGGCGGAGCCCTTTTTCAAGCATGACTTTTTGCTGACCCCTGCCGGGCATCTGCTCGGATATTTATTTTTTATCGTACTCTCCGTATTGGCTTCCCTGATCTACGTGTTAATATTCCGGAAGCTTAACGGGCCTTGGCCCGGGATGATATACGGGGTGCTGTGGTGGTCGGTCCTGTTCCTTGCGTGCTCGCGCTTATTCCTGCTCCAGCCGCCGTTCAAGCTGCCGTGGAACACGGTCATCAGCGAATTCTGCCTCTTCCTGCTCTGGGGATTATTCATCGGATATACGGCGGCGATCGAGTATACGGATGAACGCAAACGCGAACAGCAGACGAAGCTGGCCTAG
- the mntR gene encoding transcriptional regulator MntR yields the protein MPTPSMEDYLERIYKLIDEKGYARVSDIAEGLEVHPSSVTKMIQKLDKDEYLIYEKYRGLVLTSKGKKVGKRLVDRHQLLEEFLGIIGVQQEHIYKDVEGIEHHLSWDSITRIETLVEYFRRDEARVQTLYDIHHEIASDS from the coding sequence ATGCCAACACCCAGCATGGAGGATTATTTGGAGCGCATATATAAGCTCATCGACGAGAAGGGTTATGCGCGGGTCTCGGATATTGCCGAGGGGCTGGAAGTCCATCCCTCCTCTGTGACCAAGATGATCCAAAAACTGGATAAGGACGAATATCTCATCTATGAGAAATATCGTGGGCTTGTCCTAACAAGCAAAGGAAAAAAAGTGGGGAAACGTCTTGTGGACCGCCATCAGCTGCTGGAGGAGTTCCTCGGGATTATTGGGGTACAGCAAGAGCATATTTATAAGGATGTTGAAGGCATTGAGCATCACTTGAGCTGGGATTCCATCACCCGGATCGAAACGCTGGTGGAATATTTCCGCCGGGATGAAGCGCGTGTGCAGACCTTGTACGATATTCACCATGAGATAGCCAGCGATTCATAA
- a CDS encoding cytochrome c biogenesis protein CcdA, giving the protein MSNLNAGIAFAAGVASFISPCCLPLYPSYLSYITGLSVQELKSGSNSKEVRLRTLSHTLAFILGFSAVFYTLGFGAGLFGEFFNGQRDLIRQLSAILIIVMGLFLLGVFQPQFLLRERKLEMRWKPAGYLGSFIFGIGFSAGWSPCIGPILTAIIALSASDPGTWFTMITAYSIGFALPFFGLAFFLGGARKILKYSNLLMKLGGGLMVFMGILLFTDQMFRITIWLQGITPRWLIF; this is encoded by the coding sequence GTGTCCAACCTGAATGCAGGAATCGCTTTTGCCGCCGGAGTGGCGTCATTCATATCGCCTTGCTGCCTGCCGCTCTATCCTTCTTATCTATCTTATATTACCGGCTTATCGGTGCAGGAGCTGAAGAGTGGCAGCAACAGCAAAGAGGTCCGTCTCCGGACCCTCTCGCATACGCTGGCGTTCATTTTGGGCTTCTCGGCAGTGTTCTATACCCTTGGCTTTGGAGCCGGCTTGTTCGGTGAATTCTTCAACGGCCAGCGGGATCTGATCCGCCAGTTGTCAGCGATCTTAATCATTGTAATGGGGCTTTTCCTGCTGGGCGTGTTCCAGCCGCAGTTCCTGCTGCGGGAACGCAAGCTGGAGATGAGATGGAAGCCTGCCGGATACCTCGGCTCCTTCATCTTCGGCATCGGGTTCTCGGCAGGCTGGTCGCCCTGTATAGGCCCTATTCTAACAGCCATTATTGCGCTGTCAGCCAGTGATCCGGGAACGTGGTTTACGATGATAACGGCGTACAGTATCGGCTTTGCATTGCCGTTCTTCGGACTGGCCTTTTTCCTGGGCGGGGCGCGCAAGATCCTGAAATACTCCAACCTGCTGATGAAGCTGGGCGGCGGGCTTATGGTATTCATGGGCATCCTGCTGTTCACCGACCAGATGTTCCGCATTACGATTTGGCTGCAGGGCATCACGCCGCGCTGGCTGATTTTCTAA
- the splB gene encoding spore photoproduct lyase, which translates to MSLITPERPPSKRTRKPTGLFIPELVFFEPDALNYPKGERIMEWVKSRNIPYRMTTSHNRITNLPGETEVEQYKIAKRTLVVGLRKTLTFDQSKPSADYAIPIATGCMGHCHYCYLQTTLGAKPYIRVYVNTGDIIDAAKKYINERSPEITTFEAACTSDPLGLEHITGSLTELIEFMAEEPLGRLRFVTKYQHVEPLLKLKHNGHTRVRFSVNADYVIKNFEPATSRFEERIEAAGQIARAGYPLGFIIAPIIWHDGWEDGYSELLEKLAHALPPDIGKGLTFEMIQHRFTKTAKTVIEKRYPKSKLEMDIEKRKKKWGKWGQNKYVYPDEQQTALREFITERIFEHFPEAAIDYFT; encoded by the coding sequence ATGAGCTTAATCACACCTGAACGCCCTCCTTCCAAAAGAACGCGCAAGCCCACCGGCCTCTTCATCCCCGAGCTTGTGTTCTTTGAACCCGATGCGCTGAATTATCCCAAAGGGGAGCGGATTATGGAGTGGGTCAAGTCCCGCAATATTCCCTACCGCATGACCACCTCCCATAACCGGATTACCAATCTGCCGGGCGAGACGGAAGTCGAGCAATACAAAATCGCCAAACGGACGCTTGTGGTCGGCTTGCGCAAAACGCTTACTTTTGACCAGTCGAAGCCGTCCGCCGATTATGCGATTCCGATTGCCACCGGGTGCATGGGCCACTGCCATTATTGTTACCTGCAGACCACCCTGGGAGCGAAGCCCTACATCCGCGTCTATGTCAACACCGGGGACATCATCGATGCAGCCAAAAAATACATCAACGAGCGTTCCCCGGAAATCACGACGTTTGAAGCAGCCTGTACCTCCGACCCGCTCGGCCTTGAGCATATTACCGGCTCGCTGACAGAACTGATCGAATTCATGGCGGAGGAGCCGCTCGGGCGGCTGCGCTTCGTGACCAAATACCAGCATGTCGAGCCGCTGCTTAAGCTGAAGCATAACGGCCATACCCGTGTACGCTTCAGCGTGAACGCAGACTATGTGATTAAGAACTTCGAGCCGGCCACCTCACGCTTCGAGGAACGGATTGAGGCCGCCGGACAGATCGCCCGTGCAGGGTATCCGCTGGGCTTCATCATTGCCCCTATCATCTGGCATGACGGCTGGGAAGACGGCTACAGCGAGCTGCTGGAGAAGCTGGCACATGCCTTGCCGCCTGATATTGGCAAAGGGCTGACTTTTGAGATGATCCAGCACCGCTTCACCAAGACGGCCAAGACCGTCATCGAGAAGCGTTATCCGAAGTCGAAGCTGGAGATGGACATCGAGAAGCGCAAGAAGAAATGGGGCAAATGGGGACAGAACAAATATGTCTACCCGGACGAACAGCAAACCGCCCTGCGCGAATTCATCACAGAGCGGATTTTCGAACATTTTCCGGAAGCGGCTATTGATTATTTCACTTAA